A window of the Bdellovibrio sp. ZAP7 genome harbors these coding sequences:
- the flgG gene encoding flagellar basal-body rod protein FlgG: MLKSLNTAATGMAAQQTNMDVIANNIANSSTSGFKKSRAEFEDLMYQTQKEPGAVTGMNSVSPNGVQTGLGVRTAAIQKDFENGNAQVTKNPFDIQVEGAGFFRVMTGDGEVAYTRDGSFKKDPTGRLIDKNGNTLQPEITIPAGTSGVEISPTGEVRAVQGNEAPQVVGNIDLTTFVNPAGLKAMGKNLFTQTPASGQPVTSRPGLNGTGYLAQGQLESSNVNIVDEMVNMITAQRAYETNSKVIQASDQMLQSINNLR; the protein is encoded by the coding sequence ATGCTTAAGAGTTTGAATACAGCGGCTACGGGCATGGCGGCACAACAGACAAATATGGATGTTATTGCCAATAATATTGCCAACTCCTCGACGTCAGGTTTCAAAAAATCACGCGCTGAGTTCGAAGATCTGATGTATCAAACTCAAAAAGAGCCAGGTGCTGTGACCGGCATGAACTCGGTTTCTCCAAACGGTGTGCAAACAGGTTTGGGCGTTCGCACAGCAGCGATTCAAAAAGATTTTGAAAATGGTAATGCGCAAGTCACAAAAAATCCTTTCGACATTCAAGTGGAAGGTGCGGGCTTTTTCCGTGTGATGACTGGCGATGGCGAAGTGGCTTACACTCGCGATGGTTCCTTCAAAAAAGATCCAACGGGTCGTTTGATTGATAAAAACGGTAATACTTTGCAGCCTGAAATCACGATTCCAGCAGGGACATCGGGGGTGGAAATTTCTCCGACAGGTGAAGTTCGCGCGGTTCAAGGTAACGAGGCTCCACAAGTGGTGGGGAATATTGATCTTACAACATTCGTGAACCCGGCTGGTTTGAAAGCTATGGGTAAAAATCTATTCACGCAAACACCAGCCAGCGGTCAACCGGTGACTTCTCGTCCGGGTTTGAATGGGACAGGCTATTTGGCGCAAGGTCAGTTGGAATCCAGCAACGTCAATATCGTTGATGAGATGGTAAACATGATCACAGCTCAACGTGCTTACGAAACAAACTCTAAAGTGATTCAAGCTTCCGATCAGATGCTTCAATCCATCAACAATTTGAGATAA
- the flgA gene encoding flagellar basal body P-ring formation chaperone FlgA: MKVLLALTLLISTQAFARPEISIPATVEISQRPLLRLGDVAVVKGANESLVAQIESIVIREDARELLISQKLEAKEVLTILKNEMENNEDFRNSKPAFRIPSVVKVEFAKTPVSRQEVERKITNYLTARCADCEYKITIQSTPNPANRTWDLDMSQLSTKGGFLLPVRDGDSRQIKWISGTIRVSKLTPVTTKLISQGERVNSQDLQMQMVDVTFAKDSGLRIEDANGQLAARALPVGTPVWASDLKREPAAKRGQIVKAIIGDDSFEISVNVQAEDTGYVGDLIKVKNLETQKVLSAIIAEKGVVKLQ; this comes from the coding sequence ATGAAAGTACTTTTGGCTCTGACTTTACTAATCAGTACTCAAGCCTTTGCAAGGCCTGAGATTTCCATTCCGGCGACGGTGGAGATTTCCCAACGTCCATTGTTGCGTTTGGGTGATGTCGCTGTTGTTAAAGGTGCCAATGAGTCTTTGGTTGCGCAAATAGAGTCGATCGTTATTCGTGAAGATGCCCGTGAACTTTTGATCTCTCAAAAACTGGAAGCCAAGGAAGTTTTGACCATTCTAAAAAATGAAATGGAAAATAACGAGGACTTCCGTAATTCCAAACCGGCGTTTCGTATTCCCAGCGTGGTGAAAGTGGAGTTTGCAAAAACTCCGGTTTCCCGCCAGGAAGTTGAACGCAAAATTACTAATTACCTAACGGCCCGCTGTGCGGATTGTGAGTACAAGATCACAATTCAATCCACGCCAAATCCAGCTAACCGTACCTGGGACCTGGATATGTCGCAGCTGAGCACGAAGGGTGGCTTCCTGTTGCCGGTCCGCGACGGAGACTCACGTCAAATTAAATGGATTTCCGGCACTATTCGCGTTTCGAAATTAACCCCCGTGACGACGAAACTGATCTCACAAGGGGAGCGTGTTAATTCCCAGGATCTTCAAATGCAAATGGTCGATGTGACCTTCGCGAAAGACAGTGGTCTTCGCATTGAAGATGCCAACGGGCAATTGGCCGCTCGTGCACTTCCCGTCGGAACTCCAGTATGGGCTTCCGATCTCAAACGTGAACCGGCAGCTAAGAGGGGACAGATTGTTAAAGCCATCATCGGCGACGACAGTTTTGAAATCTCTGTCAATGTCCAAGCAGAGGACACGGGCTACGTCGGCGACTTGATTAAGGTTAAAAATCTGGAAACACAAAAAGTTCTTTCAGCGATTATCGCTGAAAAAGGCGTGGTGAAGTTACAATGA
- the flgF gene encoding flagellar basal-body rod protein FlgF yields the protein MSVKGVYTALSGAMAQSTKLDTIANNLANVNTPAFKRDQQLFQEYLTANEKPPEVIQIPRDVASIESFYNMQGGDKSYVDTKGTFTDFSQGGLKPTGNTLDVAIDGKGFFEVATPGGVKLTRAGNFTLDGNGQLVTKDGHPVLRADAAGGADPASRVFRLEAGGGPITIADNGDVVQGTNNLGKLSLVNVANPDSLQKMGSSLYGFKPNMNAEVTNIANPSVRQGFIETSNVNVVQEMTDMIQTNRVFESTQKAIHAYDQMAEKMVNVVGSVK from the coding sequence ATGAGTGTAAAAGGCGTCTATACTGCACTGAGCGGAGCGATGGCACAAAGTACGAAACTGGATACGATCGCCAATAATCTGGCGAACGTGAACACGCCTGCGTTTAAACGCGATCAGCAACTCTTTCAAGAGTATCTGACGGCCAATGAAAAACCCCCTGAAGTTATTCAAATCCCTCGTGATGTCGCTTCGATAGAAAGCTTCTATAACATGCAGGGTGGCGACAAAAGTTATGTCGACACTAAAGGCACATTCACTGATTTCTCTCAAGGTGGTCTTAAACCTACTGGCAATACTTTAGACGTGGCGATTGATGGCAAAGGTTTCTTTGAAGTTGCAACTCCGGGGGGAGTGAAACTAACACGCGCCGGGAATTTTACATTGGATGGCAACGGTCAATTGGTAACTAAAGATGGTCATCCAGTTCTTAGAGCGGATGCCGCTGGTGGAGCAGATCCTGCTTCCCGCGTTTTCCGATTAGAGGCCGGCGGTGGTCCTATCACTATTGCAGATAATGGCGATGTGGTTCAGGGCACCAATAATTTGGGGAAACTTTCTTTGGTGAACGTGGCTAATCCCGATTCTTTGCAAAAGATGGGAAGTTCTTTGTACGGATTTAAACCCAATATGAATGCGGAAGTCACAAACATTGCGAACCCAAGTGTTCGTCAGGGTTTTATTGAAACTTCCAACGTCAACGTCGTACAAGAAATGACGGACATGATTCAAACCAACCGTGTTTTTGAAAGCACGCAAAAAGCCATCCACGCCTATGACCAAATGGCTGAGAAGATGGTTAACGTAGTTGGTAGCGTTAAGTAA
- a CDS encoding flagellar basal body P-ring protein FlgI yields MNKLFKIITLGLVLLAASAEVAQAARLKDIATIRGVRENQLIGYGIVVGLKGTGDGKNEFMSKSMVRMFDKLGVKLEGQDFSSKNVAAVIITASMPAFGKAGNPIDITVSAIGDASSLAGGTLLQSPLRAGNDEVYAVAQGSIIIGGDPKDAHLTSGRIPNGATIERDMTADFATRKMYRLTLINPDFTTAARSVLTINKELGGHYASAKDGGTIDIITPFAYENRGVELLATIESIDINPDMKARVVVNEKTGTIVIGDKVKISKVAISHGSLSVKVGDGKKGTVEEKVAVLEPGVSVGDLVQALNKMGVTPKDLITILQSIKAAGALHGELEVL; encoded by the coding sequence ATGAATAAACTTTTTAAAATCATCACTCTGGGTTTGGTACTGTTGGCGGCGTCTGCCGAAGTGGCTCAGGCCGCGCGTTTGAAAGACATCGCGACGATTCGTGGTGTTCGTGAAAATCAATTGATCGGTTACGGTATCGTTGTCGGCCTTAAAGGCACAGGCGATGGTAAAAATGAATTCATGAGTAAATCCATGGTGCGCATGTTTGATAAACTGGGCGTGAAACTTGAGGGTCAAGATTTCTCAAGTAAAAACGTGGCAGCAGTTATCATCACAGCGTCTATGCCAGCATTTGGTAAAGCGGGAAATCCAATCGATATTACGGTGAGTGCTATCGGTGATGCTTCATCATTGGCGGGTGGTACTTTGCTGCAATCGCCTTTGCGCGCAGGGAATGATGAAGTCTATGCAGTCGCACAAGGTTCCATCATCATTGGTGGTGATCCAAAAGATGCTCATCTAACTTCCGGCAGAATCCCTAATGGTGCGACGATTGAAAGAGATATGACAGCGGACTTTGCGACTCGCAAAATGTATCGTCTGACATTGATCAATCCTGATTTCACGACAGCGGCCCGTTCTGTGTTGACCATCAACAAAGAGCTTGGCGGCCACTATGCCTCTGCAAAAGATGGCGGTACGATTGATATTATCACGCCATTTGCCTATGAAAATCGCGGTGTCGAGTTGCTCGCAACGATCGAATCTATCGACATCAATCCTGATATGAAAGCGCGTGTTGTTGTGAATGAAAAAACCGGCACGATCGTGATCGGTGATAAGGTGAAGATTTCAAAAGTTGCGATCTCTCATGGTTCACTCTCTGTGAAAGTGGGCGATGGCAAAAAAGGAACTGTTGAAGAAAAGGTCGCAGTTCTTGAACCGGGTGTCAGTGTCGGGGATCTTGTGCAGGCTCTTAACAAAATGGGAGTCACGCCAAAAGACCTGATAACTATACTTCAGTCCATCAAGGCAGCTGGAGCTTTGCACGGGGAACTCGAAGTATTATGA
- a CDS encoding lytic transglycosylase domain-containing protein, translating into MRRTLFAALLTFQMSASAFAEANPKAAVPMLPPSPLAPQNALTLKEKLKALTARSTHVQSDNLIFDLPVTYNNKVSKWVSYYQVKGNKWFREWLQRSYKYMPFIQSELRKANLPTDLAYMVMIESGFAPNAVSSAAAVGPWQFIEPTGVRYGLNKNWWLDERRDLHKSTTAAIKYLKDLYEEFGSWYLVAASYNMGENGLRRQIKKYGTKDYWTLIKLSALPVETQEYVPKILAAMLISKAPNLYGFRDLEKMDPLEYETVYVPGGTELNSLADHLGVTRKSLKDLNAELYLGYIPRQVGKHAIRVPKGAALMASSFANRN; encoded by the coding sequence ATGAGAAGAACGTTGTTCGCTGCTTTGCTTACATTTCAAATGTCTGCTTCTGCCTTTGCAGAAGCCAATCCTAAGGCAGCAGTACCCATGCTTCCACCAAGCCCTTTGGCGCCGCAAAATGCTCTGACTTTAAAAGAGAAATTGAAGGCCCTGACAGCGCGATCAACGCATGTTCAATCCGACAATCTGATTTTCGATCTGCCCGTGACTTACAATAACAAAGTCAGCAAGTGGGTTTCCTATTACCAGGTTAAAGGCAACAAGTGGTTCCGCGAATGGTTGCAGCGCTCTTACAAGTACATGCCCTTTATTCAATCGGAATTAAGAAAAGCAAATCTGCCAACCGATCTTGCTTACATGGTGATGATCGAAAGTGGTTTTGCCCCGAATGCTGTCAGCTCGGCAGCAGCAGTCGGCCCTTGGCAATTCATTGAGCCAACAGGTGTTCGTTACGGTTTGAATAAAAATTGGTGGCTTGATGAGCGCCGTGATTTGCATAAAAGCACAACGGCTGCGATTAAATATTTGAAAGACCTGTATGAAGAATTCGGTTCTTGGTACTTGGTTGCTGCAAGCTACAACATGGGTGAAAACGGTCTTCGTCGTCAGATTAAAAAATATGGCACCAAAGATTACTGGACGCTCATTAAACTCTCTGCACTTCCTGTAGAAACCCAAGAGTACGTTCCAAAAATTCTTGCAGCGATGCTTATATCGAAAGCTCCGAACCTTTATGGCTTTCGCGACTTGGAAAAAATGGATCCGCTTGAGTACGAAACCGTCTATGTTCCTGGCGGCACAGAGCTGAATTCACTTGCTGATCATTTAGGCGTCACAAGAAAATCACTAAAAGATTTGAATGCCGAGCTGTACCTGGGGTACATTCCTCGTCAGGTTGGAAAACACGCGATTCGTGTACCAAAAGGTGCAGCGTTGATGGCGTCAAGTTTTGCAAATCGCAATTAG
- a CDS encoding flagellar basal body L-ring protein FlgH: MMNFGKTPFVKFTAVMAIFTAMILATGCATVNDFVTSLKGKEENPPLEKIDQAPRYSDAANMKVPTDRQYKRMTKNRMEEESELQANAGSTWVMEGQGSYLFAQNKMRREGDMLNVKLDGSAQKQVETKVSVIKKLLKQLEEQEKGAQAPLSNGLAANAEGGRAPAAAAPAAPAKEEAKDDKEGLADVQNIPSKIVEKLADGNYRVKGQQPFMIGKREYKVILTGMLRPEDFNDEGITSQKLLDPQYDVVSIRRNATHE; the protein is encoded by the coding sequence ATGATGAATTTTGGTAAAACCCCATTCGTTAAGTTTACTGCCGTTATGGCAATTTTCACGGCAATGATCCTGGCAACAGGTTGCGCGACAGTGAATGATTTCGTCACGTCTCTTAAAGGCAAAGAAGAAAATCCTCCCTTAGAGAAAATCGATCAGGCGCCACGTTATTCAGATGCCGCGAACATGAAAGTACCAACGGATCGTCAGTATAAACGCATGACAAAAAATCGCATGGAAGAAGAATCTGAATTGCAAGCCAATGCGGGTTCCACTTGGGTGATGGAAGGACAAGGTTCATACCTGTTTGCTCAAAATAAAATGCGCCGTGAAGGTGACATGTTGAATGTGAAACTGGATGGTTCAGCGCAAAAGCAGGTTGAAACCAAAGTCAGCGTTATCAAAAAATTGTTGAAACAATTGGAAGAGCAGGAAAAAGGTGCACAAGCGCCGTTAAGCAACGGCTTGGCAGCGAATGCAGAGGGCGGCCGTGCCCCAGCCGCTGCAGCTCCAGCAGCTCCTGCAAAAGAAGAAGCTAAAGATGACAAAGAAGGATTGGCTGATGTGCAAAACATCCCGTCTAAAATTGTCGAAAAGTTGGCTGATGGAAATTACCGCGTGAAAGGTCAACAGCCCTTCATGATCGGCAAGCGTGAATACAAAGTGATTTTGACGGGCATGCTACGTCCCGAAGATTTCAATGACGAAGGCATCACGTCTCAAAAACTACTCGATCCCCAGTATGATGTTGTAAGCATCAGAAGGAACGCGACACATGAATAA